The DNA segment atcagtcttggctggtccctgaagcgtacgatcacaccggtgtgatcagtcttggctggatcctgaagcgtacgatcacaccggtctgatcagtcttggctggtccctgaagcgtacgatcacaccggtgtgatcagtcttggctggatcctgaagcgtacgatcacaccggtgtgatcagtcttggctggtccctgaagcgtacgatcacaccggtgtgatcagtcttggctggatcctgaagcgtacgatcacaccggtgtgatcagtcttggctggatcctgaagcgtacgatcacaccggtgtgatcagtcttggctggtccctgaagcgtacgatcacaccggtgtgatcagtcttggttggtccctgaagcgtacgatcacaccggtgtgatcagtcttggctggatcctgaagcgtacgatcacaccggtgtgatcagtcttggctggtccctgaagcgtacgatcacaccggtgtgatcagtcttggctggtccctgaagcgtacgatcacaccggtgtgatcagtcttggctggtccctgaagcgtacgatcacaccggtgtgatcagtcttggctggatcctgaagcgtacgatcacaccggtgtgatcagtcttggctggtccctgaagcgtacgatcacaccggtgtgatcagtcttggctggtccctgaagcgtacgatcacaccggtgtgatcagtcttggctggatcctgaagcgtacgatcacaccggtctgatcagtcttggctggtccctgaagcgtacgatcacaccggtgtgatcagtcttggctggatcctgaagcgtacgatcacaccggtgtgatcagtcttggctggtccctgaagcgtacgatcacaccggtgtgatcagtcttggctggatcctgaagcgtacgatcacaccggtgtgatcagtcttggctggatcctgaagcgtacgatcacaccggtgtgatcagtcttggctggtccctgaagcgtacgatcacaccggtgtgatcagtcttggctggtccctgaagcgtacgatcacaccggtgtgatcagtcttggctggatcctgaagcgtacgatcacaccggtgtgatcagtcttggctggtccctgaagcgtacgatcacaccggtgtgatcagtcttggctggtccctgaagcgtacgatcacaccggtgtgatcagtcttggctggatcctgaagcgtacgatcacaccggtgtgatcagtcttggctggtccctgaagcgtacgatcacaccggtgtgattagaACTTTCAGTGCGCCACGTCATAAACTGCTGAATTTAAATCCACTTTCGCACTTTGGCTGGCGAAGAGCCAGATCGGACGCTCTGAGCACTGGTCATATTATCACagatattcagtgttttcaacaatttaatgcttatttaaagtttcagacatttaaatacaaatgagtactagcaaaaacacacatttacagtTTGTGAAATATTTGCTGATGTCTGTGTAAACAGCAATAATGATCCTTACAAATAATAATCTGACGAcatgtttttattgatatcatataCAGATTGTGTAGTTAACTAAAGTTTACTCTGCTCTTCCCCCAGTTTACCGCAGACTTACTTTTATGTGTTTTCGGGAGGAGAGGATTGAATGTGCGTGTTGTAAATCCCACAGCGGATAATGTCCGTTTTGCTTCGCATTGGGGTTTATTCTGAGAAAACAACAGGCTGCATGTACATTATCGCTTACttatccactgatttctagttgtgtcctcttttggaaggccaaataaagtaatTTTGCTTTCAACGAAACATAGAGCGACTCCACAACATGGCTGTGGcagcaacagtgagaataaaagttatgccttctttctttgcgtgaacatttgggggacgttatgcaaatcttcccacacagtgatgtagacatgggggcgtgttagaatgagccattttaggggggtgtggttgaatatctctttggattcgAAACTTcagtctttacaactttacagatcttctttattcaccaagagcttgtaacactccagagagaaaggaaaaatttaaatcgcatcatatgacccctataatatttgttttcaatAGTTTGTAATTCATGAAGCTCCTGGGCAAGAATTGGAGGTGGAACTTTATGACGAAGACACAGATGCCGATGACTTTTTGGGCAGGTAATGATGAGGTTGCTCAGATGATGGATATTATTTTGCGTATTTTATGTGATTTTGTCTGAGATGTTGGATTGTCTGCCACAGGTACAGTCTGGATTGTGGGGATGTGAGGAAAAACAGAGAATTAGATAAGGTGAGCTTTAGAAAGATCAAAATTGCCAGGCTTTTTAACCAATAGTTGATCAAAGATTTTATCAGAATTTCTCTGTACATTGGAAAAAGTGCTAAAATATTCTgtgatataatataaatgtaactttgGTTGTCGTTTTTGTTCACCCAGTTTTGTCTTTGATTTGCAGTGGTTCATCCTGGAGGATATTGAGAATGGTCAGATACATATGAAATTGCAatggttttctttgcacacaaaccCAGCACTACTGCAGGAGGTAAGCTTATTATAATAGTTTAGATAATGTATATGCTGTGCCAGATGGTTAAAATACCTGCTGTGATTTAAGTGgtgtaataaaatgtgtgtgtgtttgtttcaatGTGATTATTATGATTAACTGTAAAAAATCAACTGGAATGAATGTAAAGGtgttttaatggatttttattGAATTTCACCTTTCAGACCAGAGATGGGCTGGCTTGTGCCATGTTGGCTGTATACTTGGATAGTGCCTCTAATCTGCCTGTGAGTTTTTAAGTATAATTAGAGCACGACTAAAAAACTGTCACCCTATCATAAAACAAACACAGCATGTGAGAACtagttattttgtgaaatatcttctttctttctttttttcttacctACTTACCATTATTTGTTGCCTTTAGAAAGACCACCGCGAATTCACCCATAATGAAAAGCAGGGAAAACCACCCAAAGAATCCCGGGTAAGAAATGTCCACTATTGTCCTTGACCTTATGAATCAAGATTGAAGCACCTCCAAAAACCTCTCAGAATCAATACCAGCAAAACTATATGGTTAACCtccatatatatagttttaatgaaaagatgaaaaaaacattatcatttGGTCACCTTtgcgttgttccaaacctgtatgttgttatttttgcagtgaaaaacaaatggagatttataaaaaaatatatatattataaaaaaggtGCTCTAAAAGGGTTCCATAAAAGTACACCATAAACACCATAAAAATACCACATAACataggtttgtgtgtgtttttaagtgATTTATTCCTTTAAGCCTTTCCTTAAAGTTTGTGTATTAGGCTTCCTCCCATTAGGCTTTTCCTTCTTTTTCTGTTGTTGGGGAAAAATGCTAGATATCAAAGTATTTCACTCATGCATTTGGAATGCAGCCTTCTTGCACTGAATATGGAGAATTCCAGAGATGATATCATAGTGTTTAGCTGTAAGCATGATAAAGTCAAGGCGCAGGTTTTAGTTTCTGCTTCTCCGTAATTGTAGCAACCTGTTCAACTGGTTTCTACCACTGGTTCAACTATGAAAATAATCAAGTTAGCCGCATATTTATCATGcaaattaaaaagtgaaacttaggactttttctttgtctttttcatAGTGTTGTAGTCTCCTTATCATAATAACATACCTACTAGTGAAGTAATCTGCTGCTCAGGACATAGAAGTGAAAAAAAATTCCAGCAGGCATTTCTGTGAATTCTCTCCTTAGTCAAAATTaaaagttctttctttctttctttctgtgacgagtggggtggggctgAGAGTCGTGGGAACGggcgagaccggtgggtcgagcaggtgtcgctcatctccaatcacactttcttcctttctttcttttgcagCTGCTAGAATGACTCTTGGCATAATGTGATATTTGTTGCCCCACTAGCTAAATCATCTGTGAACTGCATTGCAATCAGGAGTTTTTGTGTCTCTCTggagacatttttacactgatatgcatattagtttaaataaataatttccaagGATTGTTACCTGACATTAATGTAAATCTGTGCTAGATTGTTTTGAATGAAATCCATATCCTGTAATCACAAATGACTGGAAAGGTCAAGAAAAAAGGCAGGGGAATTCATGATCATGAAAAGTCATAGCAATTCAAAGAACCAAACCTCATGTTTATTTAGAATAAATACACATAATCAAAATGTGTCTATAAGCTTTATTtccatttgtgtttattttaacttGCAGTTCACCAAAAAAACGAATGATCCCAACTCATATGTGGAGCTTTCCATTGATCAGCAAAGTCAAAAAAGCAAGGTATTTAACTTTTTGGAATACAGTTCTAATGTTAATCCAGTCTGTTTCCCAGTTTTTAAATGCAATGAATCAGACATTTAGAAACTGGCGTGTTTTCATctgagtttgtttcttttctgTAAGGTTGTGTTTGCCTCGAAAGACCCGACTTATGATGAATGCTTCACATTCTTTGTGCACAGTGTGAATAACCAAGTGTTGAATGTCGAGGTAAACCTATCAGAAAACCATAACCTATTCTGCAATCATAAAGAATGAACTATTAAGCCATACACAAGTCTtgattaaatataacaaacaccAAGAAATcatggtattattatttaatatatagaaaatgatgtttctctttcttATATCCTGTGTCCTCAGGTAAAAGAACACGAAAAAAAATCCTCACTGGGCAAACTCACTCTTCCATTGGTCCGGCTACTCAATATATCCGACATGACCATGGACCAGCGCTTTCAGCTTGAGCGCTCCGGAGCCAACAGCCATATCAAGATTAAAGCTGTTCTCAGGGTGAGggagtttttattttcttcagcaCCCGGATTTTACAAGCCCAGTCCAGtactaaaaaaaacactttaccttAGTGTTGAATGCAGTAACGTTGTttaatgcattaggtatcatgaaataaaattgtatcatttatttagcttaccaaaaaaaatcaacattacaaattgcataaattatttaatatatatttaatgaatatacattaaaaacaaacataaatgtaTTCACATAGATTCATAAATGgtctaaaaataattttcagtgtTACTTCATAATacataatgcattaactaattttaactcatttaaagggatagttcaccaaaaaaaagaaaattctgtcattaattaaaaCTTAGGTTTTTTGGATGGAACCTGAATATTGCCACGATCAACgcacagaaacatagcaaggacatcggtaaaatagtccatgtgacattagggGTTCAATGTAATGTGATGGCCTTTGGCATCAACAACTAAAAATATGAAACCACTCCCTACATTTGAAAAgtcttatttattttgctatactgcCATCCACAAGCCGGTCAGAACAGATCTGCATCCCAAGCTTGAGTCAAAGCCAACCAGTTTAGAACCACTGAGCTGAAGAACAATGAAAGTTTTTGATGCATATATTTAGGTGTTTTATTGTTTATCAATACACAAATGACTATAATAAGGCCTATAGTATTGTAATGTTTGCCGGGATAATGGTTAACAAAAATTCCTTAACACCTGTCGTCTCGAATAGATTCTTACCTTGGATAAACCTGAACCAAAGGTTGTCGCTCCACCAAAGGCAAAGGCAAAGGTCTCATCTCCAGCTCCAACTCCAACTCCAGTTCCAGCTCAGCCTGTACAGAGCAACCCGAAAGAAAAAGCACCGGTTTCATCTGCTCCACTCTCCAGAACACAGGCTGTTCCTGCCCCAGTGCCATCTTCAGTCAGCTCCTATAATGATCTCCAAGTGGAGTATTCTCCCTACAGACGTAGCACTTTTGTTGGCACAGAGGCTCTGCGTTCGACCCCTTCCACCCCCAGTCAAATGCGTCGCTACGATTCCCACAGTCTGCTGTCAGAGAACTCGATAGCTTCCTCTCGCTTCGATCTAACAGAGAATGCCACTTATCCAGAGTAGGTGCATTCTGGTGCTGCGTACAAATAGTGTTCTACAAAAATCTTCAGATTTAACTAATGAGTTCATATGTTCATTACAGGGCCATCCTGAATCATCAGGGCAGCTTTGGGCAGATTCAACTCACATTGCGTTATGCCACCTTAAGAAAGCGGCTTATTGTTATTGTCAGCTGCTGCAAGTGAGAAGCTcatccttccttttttttttaattgttataattttcACAGATCAAAGATtcaaaaaaccttttatttttctGCCTAGGGATCTGGTTTCCTGCAGCGAGAGCGGCTCTGATACTTACGTCCGCATGTATCTGCTGCCTGACCAGACGTGGAAGCACCGCAAGCGCACTCCGGTTAAAAAGAAGACTGTGGACCCTGTCTTCAATGAGACGTTAGAAAAGTTTTTGGCTATTTGAAAACCAAGCATTAACTTTGGTTGGAAATGTTTTGAAGATTTCTGACGTAATTCTCTATCTCAGATTTGAGTTTGCTGTGTCAATGGAGGAAGCAAGAACAAGAAAGTTGGATGTTgcagtaaaaaacaataaaatgcttcacaaaagagagagaaaggagatTGGAATGGTAAATAGCTTAAGAATGTGGATTGACAtggataaaaacataaatacaaaaaaaaaaaaaaaagttctaaatatcAGCACTAAAAATTTTttattgtgttctttttttaaaaggttttgatTGATATGTCTGAAATGGATCTGACCAAGGGATCCACAGATTGGTAAGGACAGCAAATGTGGTTAGCTTAAATTTTTAGAATGCAACAGTTGGGTTCCAGAagtgaaaactattttttttatgacaatttaTGAAGTTTAAAAGACTGTTGTGAGCTCAGAGGTTGTATTCAGCTCAAAGCTGGTTGGTTTGTTTTTTGCCATATAATGCTCTAAAtatgacttttaaaaaaatccttattggaaaaaataatagaaaaataaagtgcTTCGCCATAAAAACCAACACATCTGAAAAAGTTGGCATTAATGCACTCTGTtgcacagctgttttttttttttttgtaaggttgAAGTTAGATAGTGCAGATGGTTTACTCTTGTTtaacttttttctatttctccctctctctctctgatgaacAGGTATGAACTCACTCTCCCTGGACTAAAGAAGACAAACTAATACAACTAGTCACAAATTAACTGAGcacatattttttacattcattttcgcttaaattctttgtgtgtgtgatatagTAATTTCTTGACATGACAGAAGGTGATCTggccttaaatattttttttcaaccttTCTGTCCAGGTTATttgtgtccctggaccacaaaaaccagtcataagggtacatttttcctaaaattgagttttgatatttttatcgtaggaaatttactaaatatcttgaTGGAACATGATGTTTACTTAATGTCCtgatgatttttgacataatagaaaaatctataattttgacccatacaatgttattttggctattgctacaaaaatacTCCAGcgacttaaaactggttttgtgatccagagTCAGATATAAAATTTAGagtttttgtatataaatattgttatgaAGATGATTTTaagacttattattattactttcggTTGTAATAATGGAATGCAAGGTTCCTAAGATATTTTCCCCCTAATATATCTTTATACGCCTACTTTCTGGATAAATCTGAAGAagatttactgtatttacttatttttgtatttgtaactaAGATGTGGAATAGCAAATTGTGcctataaatgtttttgaatgccAAAAGTATCAACTGTTTGTTGTAGAAGGGTgtaagaaataacaataaaacaaactcaAGTTTTCTGTGATCTTTATTTGCAGTGTAGTTTGTTTACATGTTCCTGAAGATTGTGTTATTTGTGCAAATTAGTGAAACTATCTccagaattaaagggatagttcacttcatTTGCTGACCCCCATTGACATCCATAGTATGGAAGGAA comes from the Carassius gibelio isolate Cgi1373 ecotype wild population from Czech Republic chromosome B9, carGib1.2-hapl.c, whole genome shotgun sequence genome and includes:
- the esyt3 gene encoding extended synaptotagmin-3, with protein sequence MSAAASEGQAPSISAGDPEGLSVKDVSQSIMEFLMFMMRAIVLCYPVYLTGSLGLSISWILLIMLMWTMWKNNRRWKDQRIDTAIDFLENEKDVISTELKAMNMPAWIHFAEVEKAAWINKILQQAWPFFGMYMEKLLIDNIQPSVRSSSPHLKTFTFTKVHMGQNAPTITGVRVYTHELETKEVILDFNIIYDADVDIDADVKPAIKVGVKGLQLQGMLRVILEPLIGQSPLVGGVTMFFIRRPVLQVNWTGMTNVLDGPGLSHLSESAIVDIIASLMVLPNRMCIPLIDQVKVDQMKFPLPRGVVRVHVLEARDLVAKDTHMMGLVKGKSDPYTVLRVGNKQFKTKTIKETLNPRWNEVYEFVIHEAPGQELEVELYDEDTDADDFLGRYSLDCGDVRKNRELDKWFILEDIENGQIHMKLQWFSLHTNPALLQETRDGLACAMLAVYLDSASNLPKDHREFTHNEKQGKPPKESRFTKKTNDPNSYVELSIDQQSQKSKVVFASKDPTYDECFTFFVHSVNNQVLNVEVKEHEKKSSLGKLTLPLVRLLNISDMTMDQRFQLERSGANSHIKIKAVLRILTLDKPEPKVVAPPKAKAKVSSPAPTPTPVPAQPVQSNPKEKAPVSSAPLSRTQAVPAPVPSSVSSYNDLQVEYSPYRRSTFVGTEALRSTPSTPSQMRRYDSHSLLSENSIASSRFDLTENATYPEAILNHQGSFGQIQLTLRYATLRKRLIVIVSCCKDLVSCSESGSDTYVRMYLLPDQTWKHRKRTPVKKKTVDPVFNETFEFAVSMEEARTRKLDVAVKNNKMLHKRERKEIGMVLIDMSEMDLTKGSTDWYELTLPGLKKTN